One window of the Archangium primigenium genome contains the following:
- a CDS encoding glycosyltransferase — MELFPVHLLVLLVMMNRYVLGPLLKRFRGNRMDGTDPDYKPTVCVVIPLFNEGEGIFHAVKSLLAQDYDADKLSIRVVDDCSTDDSHAWALRAAEGHPHVTVMRNPHNMGKRKGIARAVREADAEIIVSVDSDVVVHESAVSELVLRFTSPRIAAVGGRTFVTNRNENWLTRMIEIKFYFAQEWLKDLERGFRSVLCLSGCLTAYRRHVLLELEPILEARNIAGIPIKYGEDRFLTRQIVKAGYETVYTTSAWCQTAAPATLAGYVSQQLRWRRSNLVDMLCGLSHAWRLHPVVCIHYVSQLALLLSYPLTILHNIINGQFWEVLFLHMLIMGFMGVIYRVDKRNLPPEMRVPTLSFLPMAFMMPITYALLTPLALFTLDSGSWETRGKPAPAPTPTPVTPPTPAPSVSATSGTHRLPHLPTQAVGGG; from the coding sequence GCACGGACCCGGACTACAAGCCCACCGTGTGCGTGGTGATTCCCCTCTTCAACGAGGGCGAGGGCATCTTCCACGCGGTCAAGAGCCTGCTCGCGCAGGACTACGACGCGGACAAGCTGAGCATCCGGGTGGTGGATGACTGCTCCACGGATGACAGCCACGCCTGGGCGCTGCGCGCCGCGGAGGGCCACCCCCACGTCACGGTGATGCGCAACCCCCACAACATGGGCAAGCGCAAGGGCATCGCCCGCGCGGTGCGCGAGGCCGACGCGGAGATCATCGTCTCGGTGGACTCGGACGTGGTGGTGCACGAGAGCGCCGTGAGCGAGCTGGTGCTGCGCTTCACCAGCCCGCGCATCGCCGCGGTGGGCGGCCGCACGTTCGTCACCAACCGCAACGAGAACTGGCTCACGCGGATGATCGAGATCAAGTTCTACTTCGCCCAGGAGTGGCTCAAGGACCTGGAGCGCGGCTTCCGCTCGGTGCTGTGTCTGTCCGGATGCCTCACCGCGTACCGGCGCCACGTGCTCCTGGAGCTGGAGCCCATCCTCGAGGCGCGCAACATCGCCGGCATCCCCATCAAGTATGGCGAGGACCGCTTCCTCACGCGGCAGATCGTCAAGGCGGGCTACGAGACGGTCTACACCACGTCCGCGTGGTGTCAGACGGCGGCGCCCGCCACGCTCGCGGGCTACGTGTCCCAGCAGCTGCGCTGGCGGCGCTCCAACCTGGTCGACATGCTCTGCGGCCTGAGCCACGCCTGGCGGCTGCACCCGGTGGTCTGCATCCACTACGTGTCGCAGCTCGCGCTGCTGCTGTCCTATCCCCTCACCATCCTGCACAACATCATCAACGGGCAGTTCTGGGAGGTGCTCTTCCTGCACATGCTCATCATGGGCTTCATGGGCGTCATCTACCGCGTGGACAAGCGCAACCTGCCGCCGGAGATGCGCGTGCCGACGCTGTCCTTCCTGCCCATGGCCTTCATGATGCCCATCACCTACGCGCTGCTCACGCCCCTGGCCCTCTTCACCCTGGACTCGGGCAGCTGGGAGACCCGCGGCAAGCCCGCCCCCGCGCCCACGCCCACCCCCGTCACGCCCCCCACGCCCGCTCCGTCCGTGTCGGCCACCTCCGGCACCCATCGTCTTCCACATCTGCCCACGCAAGCCGTGGGCGGGGGGTAA
- a CDS encoding LamG-like jellyroll fold domain-containing protein gives MSRPGFRSHRLLLLLLSAVLIHPLTGCSDPEPEPTPPGSSTPDSGTPTETPDSGSTPDGGSTPDGGSTPDSGTPPDGGSTPDGGSTPDSGTPPESEQVYGLMGEYFRMSAPGKRDFAQLGTVTLEPNIDFQDLTATFQAANGRTVDTTARWTGRLTAPETGDYTFYAIGDNGFRMYLDNTAVIDHWVGDWDVEQTSQVVRLVAGEPHEFRMELFQDSGGANMFLRWSSATRAKQIVPTTAFTPPVGFEVYPVNFTVGPDGRQLALDFKSKVTALGTPLPHLTVEADSTDMPLTSARISPTDDTVVEVTLTEPIQLNQRVRVTYAGTGGLAVGGEAVPKIVRQARNTSTQRLRTPWADQLDPSNPLPEYPRPQQVREKWRNLNGVWQFAGAASASVAPPFNQTLAERIVVPFPVESQLSGLERHEDHMFYRRLFTVPADWSVGSGQRLLLHFGAVDYHARVWVNGKKVAEHTGGYTAFTADATSALNASGEQELVVAVTDITGPNLPTGKQTRRPGGIFYTPASGIWQTVWMEPVPTTAIDGLVLTPNLTTSTLALKVTSTSSSATVTAVARIGTTEVGRISGEAKDTLSLPVPSPRLWSPEDPFLYDLEVTLTDGTSTDRVTSYFGMRSVSIQKVGGFPKLMLNGKPVFSLALLDQGYWPDGIYTAPTDAALRWDLQVQKDFGYNAVRKHIKVEPLRWYHHADKIGLLVWQDFVSGFFNRQDAAARDAYKEAFIPESLAMMTQLHNAPSIVGWVVFNEGWGEWDQTETGALAEQVKAKDPSRWVNAHSGVNCCDSLGDSGKGDVIDHHDYGNNAAPYPDATRVAMDGEHGGFTLRMPGHQWPGAPTVIYSGVADKAALTTKYVDNTRTYYLAAAKAEMSGSVYTQVTDVENELNGLYTYDRRVMKVELEPVRAINREVIAAGAKAGENVTFPGVGTWTLDEDGGSVANDSEGNSPMRFNRNPAWVQGVRGSAVKFSGNGDFAETDYPVLDTQKDYTISAWVTLDKLPGNYASAASQDGRRTENPFYLQYGQGAFAFSTPGGNRARHPMTPVLGRWYHLVGARAGNEIRLYVDGARVAATTAGEALVSTGPLAIGRAKYNGTNVDFWAGSVDEVRVFSRALSDSEVNALYTSVPK, from the coding sequence ATGTCACGCCCCGGGTTCAGGTCTCATCGCCTGCTCTTGTTGCTGCTCTCCGCTGTCTTGATTCATCCCCTGACCGGCTGTTCGGATCCAGAGCCGGAACCCACGCCTCCCGGCAGCTCCACGCCGGACAGCGGCACCCCGACGGAGACGCCGGACAGCGGCTCCACGCCGGACGGCGGCTCCACGCCGGACGGCGGCTCCACGCCGGACAGTGGCACCCCGCCCGATGGTGGCTCCACACCCGATGGCGGCTCCACGCCGGACAGTGGCACCCCGCCCGAGTCCGAGCAGGTGTACGGCCTCATGGGCGAGTACTTCCGGATGTCGGCGCCCGGCAAGCGGGACTTCGCCCAGCTCGGCACGGTCACGCTCGAGCCGAACATCGACTTCCAGGATCTGACGGCCACGTTCCAGGCGGCCAACGGCCGCACCGTGGACACCACCGCCCGGTGGACCGGCCGGCTCACCGCGCCGGAGACCGGCGACTACACGTTCTACGCCATCGGCGACAACGGCTTCCGGATGTACCTGGACAACACGGCCGTCATCGACCACTGGGTGGGCGATTGGGACGTGGAGCAGACGAGCCAGGTGGTGCGCCTCGTCGCGGGCGAGCCCCATGAGTTCCGCATGGAGCTGTTCCAGGACAGCGGCGGCGCGAACATGTTCCTGCGCTGGTCGAGCGCCACCCGCGCCAAGCAGATCGTCCCGACCACGGCCTTCACCCCGCCCGTGGGCTTCGAGGTCTACCCGGTCAACTTCACCGTCGGACCGGACGGCCGCCAGCTGGCGCTCGACTTCAAGTCCAAGGTCACCGCGCTCGGCACGCCCCTGCCCCACCTGACGGTGGAGGCCGACAGCACCGACATGCCGCTGACCTCGGCCCGCATCTCCCCCACCGACGACACCGTCGTGGAAGTCACCCTCACCGAGCCCATCCAGCTCAACCAGCGCGTGCGCGTCACCTATGCCGGCACCGGTGGCCTGGCCGTGGGCGGTGAGGCCGTGCCGAAGATCGTGCGCCAGGCGCGCAACACGTCCACCCAGCGGCTGCGCACGCCGTGGGCCGACCAGCTGGATCCGAGCAACCCGCTGCCCGAGTACCCGCGGCCCCAGCAGGTCCGCGAGAAGTGGCGCAACCTCAACGGCGTGTGGCAGTTCGCCGGCGCGGCGAGCGCGAGCGTGGCGCCGCCGTTCAACCAGACGCTGGCCGAGCGCATCGTGGTGCCCTTCCCCGTGGAGTCCCAGCTGTCCGGGCTGGAGCGCCACGAGGACCACATGTTCTACCGTCGGCTCTTCACCGTGCCCGCGGACTGGAGCGTCGGCTCCGGTCAGCGGCTGCTCTTGCACTTCGGCGCGGTGGACTACCACGCGCGCGTGTGGGTCAACGGCAAGAAGGTCGCCGAGCACACCGGCGGCTACACCGCCTTCACCGCCGACGCCACCAGCGCCCTGAACGCCTCGGGGGAGCAGGAGCTCGTCGTCGCGGTCACCGACATCACCGGGCCCAACCTGCCCACGGGCAAGCAGACGCGCCGGCCGGGCGGCATCTTCTACACGCCGGCCTCGGGCATCTGGCAGACCGTGTGGATGGAGCCCGTGCCCACCACGGCCATCGACGGCCTCGTGCTCACGCCGAACCTCACGACGAGCACGCTCGCCCTCAAGGTCACCTCCACCTCGAGCAGCGCGACCGTCACCGCCGTGGCCCGCATCGGCACCACGGAAGTCGGCCGGATCTCCGGCGAGGCCAAGGACACCCTGTCGCTCCCCGTGCCCTCGCCGCGCCTGTGGTCGCCGGAGGATCCCTTCCTCTATGACCTCGAGGTCACCCTCACCGACGGCACCAGCACCGACCGCGTCACCTCCTACTTCGGCATGCGCTCGGTCTCCATCCAGAAGGTGGGCGGCTTCCCCAAGCTGATGCTCAACGGCAAGCCCGTCTTCTCGCTCGCGCTGCTGGACCAGGGCTACTGGCCCGACGGCATCTACACCGCGCCCACCGACGCGGCGCTGCGCTGGGACCTGCAGGTGCAGAAGGACTTCGGCTACAACGCCGTGCGCAAGCACATCAAGGTGGAGCCGCTGCGCTGGTACCACCACGCGGACAAGATTGGCCTGCTGGTGTGGCAGGACTTCGTCTCCGGCTTCTTCAACCGCCAGGACGCCGCGGCCCGGGATGCGTACAAGGAGGCGTTCATCCCCGAGAGCCTCGCGATGATGACGCAGTTGCACAACGCGCCGTCCATCGTGGGCTGGGTGGTGTTCAACGAGGGCTGGGGCGAGTGGGACCAGACCGAGACGGGTGCGCTCGCCGAGCAGGTCAAGGCGAAGGATCCCTCGCGGTGGGTCAACGCGCACAGTGGCGTGAATTGCTGCGACTCGCTGGGCGACTCCGGCAAGGGTGACGTCATCGACCACCACGACTACGGCAACAACGCCGCGCCCTACCCGGACGCCACGCGCGTGGCCATGGACGGCGAGCACGGCGGCTTCACCCTGCGCATGCCGGGCCACCAGTGGCCAGGCGCCCCCACGGTCATCTACAGCGGCGTGGCCGACAAGGCGGCGCTGACGACGAAGTACGTGGACAACACGCGGACCTACTACCTGGCCGCCGCCAAGGCGGAGATGTCCGGCTCGGTCTACACGCAGGTCACCGACGTGGAGAACGAGCTCAACGGCCTCTACACCTACGACCGGCGCGTGATGAAGGTGGAGCTGGAGCCCGTGCGCGCCATCAACCGCGAGGTGATCGCCGCCGGAGCCAAGGCGGGCGAGAACGTGACGTTCCCCGGCGTGGGCACGTGGACGCTCGACGAGGACGGGGGCTCGGTGGCCAACGACTCCGAGGGCAACAGCCCCATGCGCTTCAACCGCAATCCCGCCTGGGTGCAAGGCGTGCGCGGCAGCGCGGTCAAGTTCAGCGGCAACGGCGACTTCGCGGAGACCGACTACCCGGTGCTCGACACCCAGAAGGACTACACGATCTCCGCGTGGGTGACGCTGGACAAGCTGCCGGGCAACTACGCCTCGGCAGCCAGCCAGGACGGCCGCCGCACGGAGAACCCGTTCTACCTCCAGTACGGTCAGGGCGCGTTCGCCTTCAGCACGCCCGGCGGCAACCGCGCCCGGCACCCGATGACGCCCGTGCTCGGCCGCTGGTACCACCTGGTCGGCGCGCGCGCTGGCAACGAGATCCGTCTGTACGTCGACGGGGCCCGGGTGGCCGCCACGACCGCGGGTGAGGCCCTGGTGAGCACCGGTCCGCTGGCGATCGGCCGCGCCAAGTACAACGGCACCAACGTCGACTTCTGGGCGGGGTCGGTCGACGAGGTGCGCGTCTTCAGCCGCGCGCTCAGCGACAGCGAGGTGAACGCCCTGTACACCTCGGTGCCCAAGTAG
- a CDS encoding DUF4394 domain-containing protein: MNRHPRPLIAALTALCLTACGPETDTPAPQPPPTEPPATQPVEVGDVVALTASGKLVSFNRATPATLVGSIAVTGLPEGESLLGMDYRPADARLYGLTSGGKIVVLAPETGVATVKSTLAAMSGDDKPFTALSGTAFAVDFNPVADRLRVVSDTGQSLRINVDTGSTITDGDINGGGSGTRVSAAAYTNSFPETVSTRLFVLDVVTDSVYLQDPPNNGTLSTPVALGVDASAVGGYDIDARTNTGYAALTVGGTQRLYRIALDKAPAAASELSAIGEDEPLKALALRQASGAALIGLTTDNRLVRAAVSAPNTLLATVNVTGVPAGETLLGIDVRPSNGQLHALSSAGKLYTLDARTGVATQKATLSADAADTTAPFAGLAGTHFVIDFNPVADRLRVVSDTGQNLRINVDTGATTTDGTINRESGEALVFGAAYTNSFAGTSATVLFDLERNGNGLTRQEPPNNGALVNVGALGVTWKGAAGFDIAGGDNGLPLVAGRTTDSGPFALYQVNLLTGAATFFPRTATTAEQAAIGGAAGPDLRDIALVY, translated from the coding sequence TTGAATAGACATCCTCGCCCGCTCATCGCCGCGCTCACCGCCCTGTGCCTCACGGCGTGTGGCCCCGAGACGGACACCCCCGCGCCCCAGCCGCCTCCGACCGAGCCGCCCGCGACCCAGCCGGTGGAGGTGGGGGACGTCGTGGCCCTGACGGCGTCCGGCAAGCTCGTGTCCTTCAACCGCGCGACGCCCGCCACGCTCGTGGGGAGCATCGCGGTGACGGGGCTGCCCGAGGGCGAGTCGCTGCTGGGCATGGACTACCGCCCCGCGGACGCGCGGCTCTACGGCCTCACGAGCGGGGGGAAGATCGTCGTCCTGGCGCCGGAGACCGGAGTGGCCACCGTGAAGTCCACGCTGGCCGCCATGAGCGGGGATGACAAGCCGTTCACCGCCTTGAGCGGAACGGCCTTCGCCGTGGACTTCAACCCGGTGGCCGACCGGCTGCGCGTGGTGAGCGACACCGGGCAGAGCCTGCGCATCAACGTCGACACCGGGAGCACCATCACCGACGGCGACATCAACGGCGGGGGCAGTGGGACGCGGGTCTCCGCGGCGGCCTACACCAACTCCTTCCCGGAGACGGTCAGCACCCGGCTCTTCGTGCTGGATGTGGTCACCGACAGCGTCTACCTCCAGGATCCGCCGAACAACGGCACGCTCTCCACCCCCGTCGCGCTGGGCGTGGATGCCTCGGCGGTGGGCGGCTATGACATCGACGCGCGCACCAACACCGGCTACGCGGCGCTGACGGTCGGTGGCACGCAGCGGCTCTACCGCATCGCCCTGGACAAGGCCCCGGCGGCGGCCTCCGAGCTCTCCGCCATCGGCGAGGACGAGCCCCTCAAGGCCCTGGCCCTGCGGCAGGCGAGCGGAGCCGCGCTCATCGGGCTGACCACCGACAACCGGCTGGTGCGGGCGGCGGTCTCCGCGCCGAACACGCTGCTGGCGACGGTGAACGTCACGGGCGTGCCGGCGGGGGAGACGCTGCTGGGCATCGACGTGCGGCCGTCGAACGGACAGCTCCACGCCCTCTCGTCCGCGGGCAAGCTCTACACCCTGGATGCGCGGACGGGCGTGGCCACGCAGAAGGCCACCCTGAGCGCGGACGCCGCCGACACCACCGCGCCCTTCGCGGGCCTGGCGGGGACGCACTTCGTCATCGACTTCAACCCCGTGGCCGACCGGCTGCGCGTGGTGAGCGACACCGGGCAGAACCTGCGCATCAACGTGGACACCGGCGCGACGACGACCGATGGCACCATCAACCGGGAGTCCGGTGAGGCGCTCGTCTTCGGCGCGGCCTACACGAACAGCTTCGCGGGCACCTCGGCGACGGTGCTGTTCGACCTGGAGCGCAACGGCAACGGGCTCACCCGGCAGGAGCCGCCCAACAACGGCGCGCTGGTGAACGTGGGCGCGCTGGGCGTGACGTGGAAGGGCGCGGCGGGGTTCGACATCGCCGGCGGGGACAATGGCCTGCCGCTGGTGGCGGGTCGCACGACGGACAGCGGGCCCTTCGCCCTCTATCAGGTCAACCTGCTCACGGGCGCCGCCACCTTCTTCCCGCGCACCGCCACCACCGCGGAGCAGGCGGCCATCGGCGGCGCTGCGGGACCGGACCTGCGGGACATCGCCCTCGTGTACTGA